One Argiope bruennichi chromosome 5, qqArgBrue1.1, whole genome shotgun sequence DNA segment encodes these proteins:
- the LOC129969495 gene encoding uncharacterized protein LOC129969495: protein MAIKIINYCDKDVLNFSLPLIVGEILTAIDSKIIVQNETSNSESIIWPVINGRFKILVKLKIGENRIKFQHKNFVCFLHLIYEPLKCERFIRLVYIKCKDGDGTFQAPQNEDNSVNSACRRLGLAGKMLQTFTSDKLKEHNLSGKTFRLEEENDEVVCHVFTSSLSLAEAYKLNEEQLWSHFAIELMNSKLRIGNKCKFLAFLSFTRYDNNSNTPPLNHKEVLALTKGQVALGGGGLALFGSGCLHTWPESLQEIPWRFGDKRKIDRMSLMDDSANRGWYWACYSTGLGATLHELGHTFDLGHTNGGIMGRGFDDIHKYFIIDMFYHDHLFQKDHNPHFQQSSIHSHTVPLCLTSPISWKPTSSMDVSDNQPHKNDEESVDFHSEQNNNCINENSINERPWRIPNPPDRSSDEKLAVHVGGAYWTRSSALILHFHKWFNNDADSQSKGAITMKGTTLSSPNGIRVVEFRDSEGTSIGHLEYLAGVGTESVDLTQSDLLQNLSNDIKEVSFIAEDNVGNILKSKLDLEKFLIVP from the exons ATggccattaaaataattaattattgtgataaagatgtattaaatttttctttacctTTGATTGTAGGAGAAATTCTAACAGCCATAGATAGTAAAATTATCGTCCAAAATGAAACGTCCAATTCCGAGTCCATCATTTGGCCTGTTATTAATGGAAGGTTTAAAATTCTTGTCaaattaaaaattggtgaaaatagaataaagtttcaacacaaaaattttgtatgttttttgcatttaatttatgaacCCTTAAAGTGCGAACGATTTATTCGCTTAGTATACATTAAGTGCAAAGACGGTGATGGCACATTCCAAGCTCCTCAAAATGAAGATAATTCTGTTAATAGTGCTTGCAGACGATTAGGCCTTGCTGGAAAAATGCTGCAAACTTTTACATCAGATAAATTAAAAGAGCATAACCTTAGTGGGAAAACTTTTCGTTTGGAAGAAGAAAATGATGAAGTGGTTTGTCATGTTTTTACTTCTTCGTTGTCTTTAGCAGAGGCATACAAATTAAACGAGGAACAATTATGGTCACATTTTGCTATAGAATTGATGAATTCCAAACTGAGAATtggtaataaatgtaaattcttagcatttctttcatttactcgttatgataataattcaaatacaccTCCTTTAAATCATAAGGAGGTTCTGGCTCTGACAAAAGGTCAGGTTGCTTTAGGTGGAGGAGGTTTAGCCTTGTTTGGATCAGGATGTTTACACACTTGGCCTGAAAGCCTTCAAGAAATTCCATGGAGATTTGGTGATAAAAGGAAGATTGATAGAATGAGTTTAATGGATGACAGTGCAAACAg AGGTTGGTATTGGGCATGTTATTCTACTGGTCTTGGAGCAACTTTACACGAGTTAGGTCACACTTTTGATCTTGGACATACAAATGGTGGTATTATGGGAAGAGGATTTGATGACATTCACAAGTACTTCATCATTGACATGTTTTATCATGATCACCTTTTTCAAAAGGATCACAATCCACATTTCcag caatcttCTATCCACAGTCATACTGTACCTTTATGTTTGACATCTCCAATTTCATGGAAACCAACTTCAAGTATGGATGTTTCAGATAATCAACCCCATAAAAACGATGAAGAGAGTGTGGATTTTCATTCTGAGCAAAACAACAATTGTATAAACGAGAACTCta ttaatgagAGGCCATGGCGAATTCCAAACCCACCTGATAGATCTTCTGATGAGAAACTTGCAGTGCATGTTGGTGGGGCTTATTGGACTAGATCATCTGCACTTATACTACATTTCCATAA GTGGTTTAATAATGATGCTGACTCTCAAAGTAAAGGGGCAATTACTATGAAAGG TACTACTCTGTCTTCGCCCAATGGGATTCGTGTTGTTGAATTCAGAGATTCTGAAGGAACTTCGATTGGTCATCTTGAATATTTAGCAGGTGTTGGAACTGAGTCAGTTGATTTAACTCAATCTGACTTACTTCAGAACTTATCAAATGATATCAAGGAGGTATCATTCATTGCTGAAGACAATGttggaaacattttgaaatctaaattagacttagaaaaatttttaatagttccttaa